A segment of the Streptomyces sp. NBC_01235 genome:
GCGCAGATCGCCGCCGTCAGCGCCAGCACGCCCTTGGTGCGCGGCATCGTGCCTCCTGTTGGTTCCCGCGGGCCTTCCTCCAGTGAAGGGGCGGTCGGCGCCGTCCGCATGCCGGCTCACCCGTACGGCGCACCCCCGTGGTGACGGCCCTCACCCGGACGGATGGTCGACATGGACAGCAGGATGAAGGCCTAGGCCGGCCACCTACACGGAAACGGGCAGCGCCATGAGAGACCAGTCGTACTCCCAGCCGCCGCAGTCGCAGGGGCCCCCGGTCTGGGACCCGTCCCACCAGGGCACGGGCACGCCCGGCCGGGCCGCGCCCCCGCGGGCGGGCGGCGGGCTCGCCGCCGGGGGTGTCCTCTTCGCGGGCGTGCTCATGTTCGTGAGCGGGCTTCTCGCCGTCTTCCAGGGCATCGCCGCGATCGCCGAGGACGACGTCTACGCCCGGGTCGGCGACTACGTCTACGAGATGAACCTGACCGGCTGGGGCTGGGTCCTGCTGATCGTGGGGGTCGTGGCGGCGGTGACCGGCTTCGGGCTGCTCAAGGGGGCCGAGAGCGCCGAGTGGGCCCGGATCGGCGGCATCGTGCTGGCTTCCCTGAGCCTGGTCCTGCAGTTCCTGTTCCTGCCGTACGCGCCGTTCTGGGCGGTCGTCCAGATCGCCATCGACGTCTTCGTGATCTGGGCGCTGGCGGCCGTCCACCGTCCGCCCGTCACCCCTCACGCGGGCGTGTGAACACCGTCCCCTGTCCCGGCGGCACGCCGGGCTGCCCCGGGTCGGCGGGGCAGCCCCCACGTATCCCCGGGTGCACGGCTCGCGTAGGGCTCGCGTACGACCCGCCTACGTGAGTGTGACCCGGATCACATTCCGATCTGTCGCGTCCCGGCCGGGTCGTCTGTCCCATGGGTGTCACCGTCGACCCAGGGAGTGACTGACCATGAGGTACGACGGCCACCGCATCGTCGTCCTCGGCGCCGGCTGCACCGGCATGCTCGCCGCGATCCGGCTGTCCCACCGGACACGGCGCACGGGCGCGAGCGTCACGTTGGTCAACCCGGAGAAACCGGGGGGACGGCGAAAGAACGGCCCCGTGGCCTGACGGACACGTCCACGGCCTTGCGGCGCAGCCAGGGCAGGGGCGACACCGCGGAGCCGATGTAGGGGGTGATCCGCACCTCGAAGTGGAGGTGCGGGCCGGTGACGTTGCCGGACGCGCCGGACAGGCCGATGCGCTGGCCGGCCGTCACACGCGCCCCCTTGCGTACGTCGATGCGGGACAGATGGGCGTACAGCGTGAAGTAGCCGTCGCCGTGCCGGATCAGGACCTGGTTGCCGAAGCCGTCGCCGCAGGTCGTCGCGCGGACGGTGCCGGAGCCGACGGCGTACACGGGTGTACCGGAGGCAACGGCGAAGTCCTGGCCGGTGTGACGGTGCATCCAGTGGGAGCCCTTCGCGGCGTAGCCGGCGGAGAGCCGGTAGCGTCGGGTCGGGGCGGTCCAGAGCTTGGCGCGCCGCCCGGACGAGGACGAAGCCGGGGACGAGGCTGAAGGCGAGGCCGGGCGGCTGCGGTTTCCGAACGGGCAGTGGCCGTCCCGCCCGGACGGATCGACGGCGACCGGGTCCCCGGAGTCCCGCCCCGCGGCCCGCAGCATGTCCCACAGGTCCGCCCGGAGGGCCTTGCGACGGCGTTCGGCGTTCTTGATCCGCGTGGGGAGAGCGTCGGTTTCCCGGAGCCGGTCGACCCGCTCGCGAGCCTGCTCGTGCGCGCGGACGGCACGGGCGGCGGCCGTGCGCGACCCGTCGCTCCCGGCTCGGGCGGGCACGGCGGCGAGCGCGAGCAGGAGGAGGGCGAGCAAGGCGGCCGCCCCCGTCGCTGCACGCGGGTGCGCGTGGTGTTCTCGTCCCATCGTGTGATCATCGGCCGGGCGGGGCGGCCTGGCACGGTACGCGCCCGGAGGGCGGGCAGCGTTCACCCGTGCGGCCCCGCGAGCAGGGAGCGATAGACGGCGGACGACCGGGGATTGCCGGAGCATCTCCACACGCCGTGCGGACAGTAGTCGCTGATGGTCTGGTACAGCGGCCGGTGCTCGGCGAACCAGGTGAGCATGGCGCGTACGTAGTCCGGGTTGTCGCCGTTGCGGTACAGCCCCCACTCCGGGTACGAGACCGGCTTGCCGTGCGCCCGCGCGAACCGCACCTGCGCGGCGAGACCGTACGGCTCGGCGACCTGCTCCTCGAAGGACATGCCGTGCGGCTGGTCGTAGGCGTCCATGCCGACGACGTCGACGTACCGGTCGCCGGGATAGCACTCGGTCCACGGGACGGCGTCCCGCCCCCGAC
Coding sequences within it:
- a CDS encoding FAD/NAD(P)-binding protein codes for the protein MRYDGHRIVVLGAGCTGMLAAIRLSHRTRRTGASVTLVNPEKPGGRRKNGPVA
- a CDS encoding M23 family metallopeptidase; translated protein: MGREHHAHPRAATGAAALLALLLLALAAVPARAGSDGSRTAAARAVRAHEQARERVDRLRETDALPTRIKNAERRRKALRADLWDMLRAAGRDSGDPVAVDPSGRDGHCPFGNRSRPASPSASSPASSSSGRRAKLWTAPTRRYRLSAGYAAKGSHWMHRHTGQDFAVASGTPVYAVGSGTVRATTCGDGFGNQVLIRHGDGYFTLYAHLSRIDVRKGARVTAGQRIGLSGASGNVTGPHLHFEVRITPYIGSAVSPLPWLRRKAVDVSVRPRGRSFAVPPVSPG
- a CDS encoding DUF7144 family membrane protein, producing the protein MRDQSYSQPPQSQGPPVWDPSHQGTGTPGRAAPPRAGGGLAAGGVLFAGVLMFVSGLLAVFQGIAAIAEDDVYARVGDYVYEMNLTGWGWVLLIVGVVAAVTGFGLLKGAESAEWARIGGIVLASLSLVLQFLFLPYAPFWAVVQIAIDVFVIWALAAVHRPPVTPHAGV